In Pedobacter sp. WC2423, the following are encoded in one genomic region:
- a CDS encoding ABC transporter ATP-binding protein, with protein MKHLRFLNKYFYKYKWWIVPGVFFVIISNIFGVIPAQVIGHAFNLITENIQIYGLFSGFERQQIIYDIFSYSLLYFGLLVLILYLIRGLFLFFMRQTLILMSRHIEFDMKNEIYAHYQKLSLGFYRRNNTGDLMNRATEDVNRVRMYVGPAIMYTINTLVLFLLIITSMYAVNAKLATFSLLPLPVLVVIIYFVNTQINNKSEQIQEQLSRLSSFVQERFSGIRVIKSYVREDYTREIFANESSDYKNSAMGLVRVQALFYPTMLLLVGLSTILTIYIGGEQVLDGSITAGNIAEFIVYVNQLTFPVTMLGWVTTLIQRASASQKRINEFLELQSDIQSGDAPAREVSGNIKFDHVNFTYQDTGIKALQDVSFDIKAGQFVAIIGRTGSGKSTLANLMMRMYDTDSGQISVDGTPLKKINLNSFRDQVGFVPQEVFLFSDNIKNNIAFGLDQVTDLEIENAARNAAVYHNIMDFELKFDTMLGERGITLSGGQKQRVSIARALIKEPKILIFDDCLSAVDTKTEEEILNNLGNVMKGKTSILIAHRISTIKKADRILVLEEGRIAEQGTHDELINLHGIYEEMYQNQLLEEENKSL; from the coding sequence ATGAAGCACCTTCGTTTTTTAAATAAATATTTCTATAAATATAAATGGTGGATTGTACCCGGGGTGTTTTTCGTTATTATCTCTAATATTTTCGGTGTAATTCCAGCTCAGGTTATTGGCCATGCCTTTAACCTTATTACCGAGAACATCCAGATTTACGGCCTTTTCAGCGGCTTCGAAAGACAGCAGATCATTTATGATATCTTCAGTTACAGTTTGCTGTATTTTGGCTTGCTCGTGTTGATCCTCTATCTGATCAGGGGCTTATTTCTATTCTTTATGCGCCAGACCCTCATTCTGATGTCCAGACATATTGAATTTGATATGAAGAACGAGATTTACGCACACTATCAAAAACTGAGTCTGGGCTTTTATCGCCGCAATAATACCGGCGATTTAATGAACAGGGCTACAGAAGATGTAAACCGGGTAAGAATGTATGTTGGCCCTGCAATTATGTATACCATCAATACCCTTGTTTTATTTCTGCTGATTATTACTTCCATGTATGCCGTGAACGCTAAGCTCGCTACTTTTTCTTTACTGCCGCTGCCGGTACTGGTTGTTATTATCTATTTTGTCAACACACAAATCAATAACAAAAGCGAGCAGATCCAGGAACAGCTTTCCCGTTTATCAAGTTTCGTACAGGAAAGATTTTCAGGTATCCGGGTGATCAAATCCTATGTCAGAGAAGATTATACCAGGGAAATTTTCGCCAATGAAAGCAGCGACTATAAAAACAGTGCTATGGGACTGGTACGGGTACAAGCACTCTTTTACCCGACCATGCTTCTTTTAGTTGGCCTGAGTACTATTCTTACCATATATATAGGCGGAGAGCAAGTACTCGACGGCTCTATTACAGCAGGGAACATTGCAGAATTCATTGTATATGTCAACCAGCTTACTTTCCCGGTAACGATGCTGGGCTGGGTAACCACATTAATTCAGCGCGCTTCAGCTTCTCAGAAAAGGATCAATGAATTCCTTGAATTACAATCAGATATCCAAAGCGGAGACGCACCTGCCAGAGAAGTTAGCGGAAATATCAAATTCGACCACGTTAACTTTACTTATCAGGATACAGGTATCAAAGCATTACAAGATGTAAGTTTTGATATTAAGGCAGGACAGTTTGTAGCGATCATCGGGCGTACCGGATCAGGAAAGTCCACGCTGGCCAATCTGATGATGAGGATGTACGATACCGATTCAGGTCAGATCTCGGTTGATGGTACTCCACTGAAGAAAATCAACCTCAATTCCTTCAGAGATCAGGTCGGTTTCGTTCCGCAAGAAGTTTTTCTCTTTTCTGATAACATCAAGAATAATATTGCCTTTGGACTGGATCAGGTAACTGATCTGGAAATCGAAAATGCAGCACGTAATGCCGCCGTATATCATAATATAATGGACTTTGAGCTGAAGTTTGACACCATGCTCGGGGAGCGTGGAATCACGCTTTCCGGCGGACAAAAACAACGGGTATCCATTGCCAGGGCATTGATAAAAGAGCCTAAAATATTGATTTTTGACGATTGTCTTTCCGCAGTAGATACGAAAACTGAGGAAGAAATCTTAAATAATCTGGGTAATGTCATGAAAGGAAAGACCAGCATATTAATTGCGCACAGGATTTCTACTATTAAAAAAGCAGACAGGATTCTGGTACTCGAAGAAGGGCGTATTGCAGAACAAGGTACTCATGATGAACTCATTAACCTTCATGGCATCTACGAAGAGATGTATCAGAACCAGTTATTGGAAGAAGAAAATAAATCTCTTTAA
- a CDS encoding DUF3276 family protein, with amino-acid sequence MGEFDNKEREEVFSKKVRAGKRTYFFDVKATRSGDYYLTLTESKKRLEDGVFVKHKIFLYKEDFEKFAEGLNETVDYIKNHQEVVEKRYEYSENHEGAAKGQNDDFSF; translated from the coding sequence ATGGGAGAATTTGACAACAAAGAGAGAGAAGAGGTTTTTTCTAAAAAAGTAAGGGCCGGTAAAAGAACTTATTTTTTCGACGTTAAAGCAACACGTTCAGGAGATTATTATTTAACCCTTACTGAAAGCAAGAAAAGACTGGAAGACGGTGTATTTGTAAAACATAAGATCTTTTTATACAAAGAAGATTTTGAGAAATTCGCTGAAGGATTAAATGAGACGGTTGATTATATCAAGAATCACCAGGAAGTTGTTGAAAAACGCTATGAATATTCAGAAAACCATGAAGGTGCTGCAAAAGGCCAGAATGATGATTTTTCTTTCTAG